One genomic window of Hippopotamus amphibius kiboko isolate mHipAmp2 chromosome 10, mHipAmp2.hap2, whole genome shotgun sequence includes the following:
- the PURG gene encoding purine-rich element-binding protein gamma isoform X2, which yields MERARRRGGGGGGGRGRGGKNVGGSGLSKSRLYPQAQHSHYPHYAASATPNQAGGAAEIQELASKRVDIQKKRFYLDVKQSSRGRFLKIAEVWIGRGRQDNIRKSKLTLSLSVAAELKDCLGDFIEHYAHLGLKGHRQEHGHGKEQSSRRRQKHSAPSPPVSVGSEEHPHSVLKTDYIERDNRKYYLDLKENQRGRFLRIRQTMMRGTGMIGYFGHTLGQEQTIVLPAQGMIEFRDALVQLIEDYGEGDIEERRGGDDDPVELPEGTSFRVDNKRFYFDVGSNKYGIFLKRTNYPKSRENINPFHCCQIQHKEQPYDTTKTVEE from the exons ATGGAAAGAGCCAGGCGaaggggaggcggcggcggcggcggccgtggCCGCGGCGGCAAGAATGTAGGGGGCTCTGGCCTAAGCAAGAGTAGACTCTATCCCCAGGCCCAGCACTCCCACTACCCCCACTACGCGGCTTCAGCCACCCCTAATCAGGCTGGGGGCGCAGCCGAAATCCAGGAGCTGGCCTCCAAACGAGTGGACATCCAGAAAAAGAGGTTTTACCTAGACGTGAAGCAAAGCTCCCGGGGCCGGTTCCTAAAGATAGCCGAAGTCTGGATAGGGAGAGGCCGGCAAGACAATATCCGAAAAAGTAAACTGACCCTCTCCCTGTCTGTAGCCGCGGAGCTGAAGGACTGTCTAGGGGACTTCATCGAGCACTATGCCCACCTGGGCCTGAAAGGCCACCGGCAAGAGCACGGTCACGGCAAAGAGCAGAGCTCCAGGAGGAGACAGAAGCACTCAGCACCCTCCCCCCCAGTCTCTGTGGGGTCTGAAGAGCACCCTCACAGTGTCCTCAAAACAGATTACATAGAGAGGGACAATAGGAAATACTATCTAGACCTAAAGGAAAATCAGCGGGGTCGCTTCTTAAGGATTAGACAAACCATGATGCGGGGGACTGGCATGATAGGTTATTTTGGCCACACTTTGGGCCAAGAGCAGACTATCGTCCTCCCAGCACAAGGGATGATTGAGTTTCGGGATGCCTTGGTTCAGCTCATTGAAGACTATGGCGAAGGAGACATAGAGGAACGCAGAGGTGGAGACGATGACCCAGTTGAACTCCCGGAGGGGACTTCTTTCAGAGTGGACAATAAAAGGTTCTACTTTGATGTGGGCTCTAATAAGTATGGAATTTTCCTGAAG cgCACAAATTACCCTAAATCCAGAGAGAATATCAACCCTTTTCACTGTTGTCAAATCCAGCATAAGGAACAGCCCTATGACACTACAAAAACAGTTGAGGAATAA
- the PURG gene encoding purine-rich element-binding protein gamma isoform X3, giving the protein MERARRRGGGGGGGRGRGGKNVGGSGLSKSRLYPQAQHSHYPHYAASATPNQAGGAAEIQELASKRVDIQKKRFYLDVKQSSRGRFLKIAEVWIGRGRQDNIRKSKLTLSLSVAAELKDCLGDFIEHYAHLGLKGHRQEHGHGKEQSSRRRQKHSAPSPPVSVGSEEHPHSVLKTDYIERDNRKYYLDLKENQRGRFLRIRQTMMRGTGMIGYFGHTLGQEQTIVLPAQGMIEFRDALVQLIEDYGEGDIEERRGGDDDPVELPEGTSFRVDNKRFYFDVGSNKYGIFLKGSNEK; this is encoded by the exons ATGGAAAGAGCCAGGCGaaggggaggcggcggcggcggcggccgtggCCGCGGCGGCAAGAATGTAGGGGGCTCTGGCCTAAGCAAGAGTAGACTCTATCCCCAGGCCCAGCACTCCCACTACCCCCACTACGCGGCTTCAGCCACCCCTAATCAGGCTGGGGGCGCAGCCGAAATCCAGGAGCTGGCCTCCAAACGAGTGGACATCCAGAAAAAGAGGTTTTACCTAGACGTGAAGCAAAGCTCCCGGGGCCGGTTCCTAAAGATAGCCGAAGTCTGGATAGGGAGAGGCCGGCAAGACAATATCCGAAAAAGTAAACTGACCCTCTCCCTGTCTGTAGCCGCGGAGCTGAAGGACTGTCTAGGGGACTTCATCGAGCACTATGCCCACCTGGGCCTGAAAGGCCACCGGCAAGAGCACGGTCACGGCAAAGAGCAGAGCTCCAGGAGGAGACAGAAGCACTCAGCACCCTCCCCCCCAGTCTCTGTGGGGTCTGAAGAGCACCCTCACAGTGTCCTCAAAACAGATTACATAGAGAGGGACAATAGGAAATACTATCTAGACCTAAAGGAAAATCAGCGGGGTCGCTTCTTAAGGATTAGACAAACCATGATGCGGGGGACTGGCATGATAGGTTATTTTGGCCACACTTTGGGCCAAGAGCAGACTATCGTCCTCCCAGCACAAGGGATGATTGAGTTTCGGGATGCCTTGGTTCAGCTCATTGAAGACTATGGCGAAGGAGACATAGAGGAACGCAGAGGTGGAGACGATGACCCAGTTGAACTCCCGGAGGGGACTTCTTTCAGAGTGGACAATAAAAGGTTCTACTTTGATGTGGGCTCTAATAAGTATGGAATTTTCCTGAAG GGATCCAATGAGAAGTGA
- the PURG gene encoding purine-rich element-binding protein gamma isoform X1 translates to MERARRRGGGGGGGRGRGGKNVGGSGLSKSRLYPQAQHSHYPHYAASATPNQAGGAAEIQELASKRVDIQKKRFYLDVKQSSRGRFLKIAEVWIGRGRQDNIRKSKLTLSLSVAAELKDCLGDFIEHYAHLGLKGHRQEHGHGKEQSSRRRQKHSAPSPPVSVGSEEHPHSVLKTDYIERDNRKYYLDLKENQRGRFLRIRQTMMRGTGMIGYFGHTLGQEQTIVLPAQGMIEFRDALVQLIEDYGEGDIEERRGGDDDPVELPEGTSFRVDNKRFYFDVGSNKYGIFLKVSEVRPPYRNTITVPFKAWTRFGENFIKYEEEMRKICNSHKEKRMDGRRASGEEQECLD, encoded by the coding sequence ATGGAAAGAGCCAGGCGaaggggaggcggcggcggcggcggccgtggCCGCGGCGGCAAGAATGTAGGGGGCTCTGGCCTAAGCAAGAGTAGACTCTATCCCCAGGCCCAGCACTCCCACTACCCCCACTACGCGGCTTCAGCCACCCCTAATCAGGCTGGGGGCGCAGCCGAAATCCAGGAGCTGGCCTCCAAACGAGTGGACATCCAGAAAAAGAGGTTTTACCTAGACGTGAAGCAAAGCTCCCGGGGCCGGTTCCTAAAGATAGCCGAAGTCTGGATAGGGAGAGGCCGGCAAGACAATATCCGAAAAAGTAAACTGACCCTCTCCCTGTCTGTAGCCGCGGAGCTGAAGGACTGTCTAGGGGACTTCATCGAGCACTATGCCCACCTGGGCCTGAAAGGCCACCGGCAAGAGCACGGTCACGGCAAAGAGCAGAGCTCCAGGAGGAGACAGAAGCACTCAGCACCCTCCCCCCCAGTCTCTGTGGGGTCTGAAGAGCACCCTCACAGTGTCCTCAAAACAGATTACATAGAGAGGGACAATAGGAAATACTATCTAGACCTAAAGGAAAATCAGCGGGGTCGCTTCTTAAGGATTAGACAAACCATGATGCGGGGGACTGGCATGATAGGTTATTTTGGCCACACTTTGGGCCAAGAGCAGACTATCGTCCTCCCAGCACAAGGGATGATTGAGTTTCGGGATGCCTTGGTTCAGCTCATTGAAGACTATGGCGAAGGAGACATAGAGGAACGCAGAGGTGGAGACGATGACCCAGTTGAACTCCCGGAGGGGACTTCTTTCAGAGTGGACAATAAAAGGTTCTACTTTGATGTGGGCTCTAATAAGTATGGAATTTTCCTGAAGGTAAGTGAGGTGAGGCCACCTTACCGTAATACTATTACTGTTCCATTCAAAGCTTGGACAAGGTTTGGGGAGAATTTTATCAAGTATgaagaagaaatgaggaaaatttgCAACAGCCATAAAGAAAAGAGGATGGATGGCAGAAGGGCCAGTGGTGAAGAACAAGAATGCCTCGACTAG